In Acidisarcina polymorpha, one DNA window encodes the following:
- a CDS encoding HupE/UreJ family protein, whose amino-acid sequence MKTKLAPCTAMVLLVCSLPAWAHRIDEYLQATILSLGANQVHASMRLIPGVLVAPSVIATIDANRDGSFSEDEKRAYADQVIGDLSLSIDGRAMKPQLDSWDIPDASHLRDGLGEIHLEYHVDLPPDSTVDRALVLINRHRNGSSVYLVNVEVPQDRTLHVVDQKRDPQQSVYELDYQQTGAADGSFSRWSRTQAWWKGLQLSSLFHLGLRHIAEGTDHLLFLLVLLLPAPLLAVGPRWGAPATVRRSLLHILGIVTAFTIGHSLTLTLAAMNFVHVPSRPVEVLIAVSILVSAVYALRPIFPGKEAWIAAFFGLIHGLAFASTLDRLGMSRWDRVAGILSFNLGIETMQLLVVALVLPSLLVMSRTTAYSGFRIAGAAFACIASAMWIAERLFRVQTHVDTVVNLIAQRGLVCSGILFAASGIALLLFAKRSEEGVKS is encoded by the coding sequence ATGAAGACGAAGCTGGCCCCGTGTACGGCGATGGTTCTCCTCGTGTGCTCCCTGCCGGCGTGGGCACATCGAATCGACGAATACCTGCAGGCCACGATCCTCTCCTTAGGAGCGAATCAGGTTCACGCCTCCATGCGTTTGATTCCGGGCGTGCTGGTCGCACCTTCCGTCATCGCCACGATCGATGCCAACCGTGACGGGTCGTTTTCGGAAGACGAGAAGCGCGCCTATGCAGATCAAGTCATAGGGGATCTCTCCCTTTCGATCGATGGACGGGCCATGAAGCCCCAACTCGATTCGTGGGACATTCCCGATGCGTCCCACCTCCGTGATGGTCTCGGCGAGATTCATCTTGAGTATCACGTCGATCTCCCGCCAGACTCTACCGTGGACCGTGCTCTGGTCCTTATCAACCGCCATCGGAACGGCTCCTCTGTATACCTTGTGAATGTGGAGGTGCCGCAGGATCGGACTCTTCACGTCGTGGATCAAAAGAGAGATCCACAACAGTCCGTCTACGAGCTGGACTACCAACAGACTGGCGCGGCAGATGGAAGCTTCAGCAGATGGTCACGCACTCAGGCATGGTGGAAGGGGTTGCAGCTTTCCAGCCTGTTCCATCTGGGGTTGCGTCACATCGCCGAGGGAACGGATCATCTACTCTTCCTTCTGGTGCTCTTGCTTCCCGCGCCGCTACTGGCTGTCGGCCCACGCTGGGGTGCACCGGCGACTGTGCGACGAAGCCTCCTCCACATCCTTGGCATTGTCACAGCATTCACGATCGGCCACTCACTGACGCTGACGCTGGCAGCGATGAACTTCGTCCACGTCCCCAGCCGACCGGTAGAGGTACTCATCGCCGTCTCGATACTGGTGTCAGCCGTGTACGCTCTGCGGCCCATCTTTCCTGGCAAAGAAGCATGGATCGCTGCTTTCTTCGGGCTGATTCATGGGCTGGCTTTCGCCTCCACTCTGGATCGGCTTGGCATGTCTCGATGGGATCGCGTCGCCGGAATACTGTCGTTCAATCTAGGGATCGAGACGATGCAGCTACTTGTGGTGGCACTGGTTCTGCCGTCGTTGCTCGTAATGAGTCGCACGACTGCTTATTCTGGTTTTCGTATAGCCGGAGCGGCATTCGCTTGCATTGCCTCCGCTATGTGGATCGCCGAGCGACTGTTTCGCGTGCAGACGCACGTGGATACAGTTGTGAACCTGATCGCTCAGCGAGGTCTGGTGTGCTCCGGCATACTGTTTGCTGCGAGCGGCATAGCTCTCCTGCTCTTCGCAAAGCGTTCAGAAGAGGGCGTCAAGTCCTGA
- a CDS encoding DUF3500 domain-containing protein → MYAFDDATQRARWSNFPTGFVPRGGISLKQMTVPQQQAAMKLMGTVLSPMGLEKVNEIRQADDDFKANGSKRGPGGGGPRPQGPPPGGQGGPPPQFAGRGPGGAGGPGGAGGGPPGGDMFGSDLYYISFLGTPSATQPWMLQFGGHHLALNITIAGSQGVLTPTLTGAQPALFKLNGKTIRPVGRESDKALALLQALDESQRKQAVLSYQVADLVLGPGQDGKKIAPEGLKASNMSEKQQAMLLELIAEWSGILTEPYAAARMTQMKADLKETYFAWSGPTNAEAGTNITAYYRLQGPHLVIEYAPQSDEPGNHVHTMYRDPTNDYGTALVKR, encoded by the coding sequence TTGTACGCGTTCGATGATGCGACGCAGCGGGCTCGGTGGTCGAACTTTCCAACCGGTTTCGTGCCGCGTGGCGGAATCAGCCTAAAGCAGATGACCGTGCCGCAACAGCAGGCCGCGATGAAGCTCATGGGCACGGTTCTTAGTCCGATGGGGCTCGAGAAGGTCAACGAGATTCGTCAGGCAGACGATGATTTTAAGGCGAATGGCTCGAAGCGCGGGCCCGGCGGCGGTGGACCGCGTCCGCAGGGACCACCACCGGGTGGACAGGGAGGACCTCCGCCACAGTTCGCCGGACGCGGACCGGGCGGTGCAGGTGGGCCGGGAGGGGCTGGAGGTGGACCGCCGGGCGGCGATATGTTCGGATCCGATCTGTACTACATCTCGTTCCTTGGTACGCCTTCCGCGACACAGCCATGGATGTTGCAGTTTGGCGGGCATCATCTCGCCCTGAACATTACGATTGCCGGCAGCCAAGGTGTGCTGACACCCACGTTGACAGGAGCACAACCGGCGCTATTCAAGCTGAATGGGAAGACGATTCGACCTGTCGGACGCGAGAGCGACAAGGCGCTTGCACTGCTTCAGGCTTTGGACGAATCGCAGCGCAAACAGGCGGTGCTGAGCTACCAGGTCGCCGATCTCGTGCTTGGGCCTGGACAGGACGGAAAGAAGATTGCTCCCGAAGGCCTGAAGGCGTCAAACATGAGCGAGAAACAGCAAGCCATGCTGCTGGAACTGATTGCGGAGTGGTCCGGCATCCTGACCGAACCATACGCTGCGGCGCGTATGACCCAGATGAAGGCCGACCTTAAGGAAACGTATTTCGCATGGAGTGGCCCGACAAACGCAGAGGCTGGAACCAACATCACGGCGTACTACCGGCTTCAGGGACCGCACCTCGTCATCGAATACGCTCCGCAGAGCGATGAGCCTGGGAACCACGTCCATACGATGTATCGCGATCCAACGAACGACTACGGGACGGCGCTCGTCAAGCGATGA
- a CDS encoding DUF3500 domain-containing protein encodes MKQLLSLAAAVALWAPVFVNAQQTNSTEAVVRAANDFLATLSAEQKQKLMYAFVRVR; translated from the coding sequence ATGAAACAACTTCTGTCACTGGCGGCTGCGGTTGCGCTCTGGGCTCCTGTCTTCGTAAACGCGCAGCAGACAAACTCGACTGAAGCGGTCGTGCGCGCAGCAAATGACTTCCTCGCAACGCTCTCCGCAGAACAGAAACAGAAACTGATGTACGCGTTTGTACGCGTTCGATGA
- a CDS encoding GMC family oxidoreductase, with amino-acid sequence MSKLVEGTFATAARLHQSRLSSDLSTEFDYIVCGSGSAGSVVAGRLAANPEVRVLLLEAGGSDESDLVLDTDSWPMNLGGENDWRFMTEPNVQLGGRSLLYSMGKVLGGGSSINVGTWSRGHKADWDMYAAEADDAGWRYDAVLELYRSRVEDWVGASDPDFYGVGGPMHVQPVADPDAFSLAMLDAAESSGMPRFANSGGQMMKENGGCAVVDNIIHNGRRQSAYRSYVYPRLLQPNLTVLTNALTTRILFEGSRAAGIEFEYEGQLRQAKASAEIVLSQGAIQTPKLLMQSGIGDKNELSKFDIQVRQHLPGVGRNLHDHAALALVWEATDAPLPHNARSSAVAFWKTDSALDAPNFYTYGIGIPFLTPENAARYPAPEAAWTLFMGMRPASRGSVHLTGAEASAPAQVQANYLAAPSDLADLKLGVERAREIGNAAALRPYTKREHTNMTGLALDEYIRNGLVTFWHQSGTAKMGRDAMSVVDGELKVYGVEGLRIADASILPRVTTGNTMAPCVIVGERAAQLLQKKS; translated from the coding sequence ATGTCGAAGTTGGTTGAGGGTACATTTGCAACGGCGGCTCGCTTACACCAGAGTCGCCTCTCGTCGGATTTGAGTACAGAATTCGATTACATCGTTTGCGGCAGTGGGAGCGCTGGCTCAGTTGTTGCTGGACGACTTGCCGCGAATCCGGAGGTCAGGGTGCTGCTGCTGGAGGCGGGCGGAAGCGACGAATCGGATCTGGTGCTTGATACGGACAGCTGGCCTATGAACCTAGGCGGCGAGAATGACTGGAGATTCATGACGGAACCGAACGTCCAGCTGGGCGGACGTTCTCTTCTGTACTCCATGGGTAAGGTGTTGGGCGGTGGGTCCAGCATCAACGTTGGGACATGGTCTCGGGGCCACAAGGCAGATTGGGACATGTACGCTGCTGAAGCTGACGACGCTGGGTGGCGGTACGACGCGGTCCTCGAGCTTTATCGTTCTCGCGTGGAAGATTGGGTTGGGGCTTCTGATCCTGATTTCTACGGTGTGGGAGGGCCAATGCATGTTCAGCCCGTTGCCGATCCTGATGCTTTTTCGCTCGCAATGCTCGATGCAGCGGAGTCCTCCGGAATGCCGAGATTTGCAAACTCTGGCGGACAGATGATGAAAGAGAACGGAGGCTGCGCCGTCGTCGACAACATCATCCATAACGGCAGGCGGCAGTCCGCCTATCGCTCCTACGTCTACCCTCGACTCTTGCAACCTAACCTGACCGTCCTGACGAACGCTCTGACAACTCGGATCCTCTTCGAAGGGAGCCGGGCCGCAGGTATCGAGTTCGAGTACGAGGGACAACTGCGTCAAGCCAAAGCAAGCGCAGAGATCGTGCTTTCCCAGGGCGCAATACAAACACCGAAGCTGCTGATGCAGTCCGGAATCGGGGACAAGAATGAGCTCAGCAAGTTCGACATACAGGTGCGGCAACATCTGCCCGGCGTGGGCCGCAACCTGCATGACCACGCTGCACTTGCACTTGTATGGGAGGCTACCGATGCACCTCTTCCACATAATGCCCGGAGTTCCGCTGTCGCATTTTGGAAGACTGATTCTGCTCTGGATGCGCCGAACTTCTACACCTATGGCATCGGCATCCCGTTCCTCACGCCGGAGAACGCCGCTCGGTACCCAGCACCCGAAGCAGCATGGACGCTCTTTATGGGGATGCGGCCTGCAAGCAGAGGCTCCGTTCATCTGACAGGCGCTGAGGCTTCCGCTCCAGCTCAGGTCCAGGCCAACTACTTGGCCGCTCCAAGCGATCTTGCTGATCTCAAGCTTGGTGTCGAACGAGCCCGCGAGATCGGGAACGCTGCTGCCCTCCGTCCGTATACCAAACGTGAGCACACGAACATGACGGGCCTAGCTTTGGATGAATACATACGGAATGGTCTCGTCACGTTCTGGCATCAGTCCGGCACCGCGAAAATGGGGCGCGATGCCATGTCAGTCGTGGATGGTGAGCTCAAGGTTTACGGCGTGGAAGGTCTTCGTATCGCGGACGCATCGATTCTGCCACGCGTTACTACCGGGAACACGATGGCACCTTGTGTGATTGTGGGCGAACGGGCCGCCCAGCTTCTACAAAAGAAGTCCTGA
- a CDS encoding DUF417 family protein encodes MTSHSVATSRSWAVRVFTLAAGLDRFGMGLLRLGLVIVLLWIGGLKFASYEADSIVPLVANSPLASFMYSHPAPEYRLHMNKEGEVKPANQEWQRSNNTYLVSNGLGIVIVMLGLLIALYPVLPQASAVGSGLLVLMSLTTLSFLMTTPEAWVPALGEMHHGFPYLSGVGRLIVKDCIMLGAAVLTMADAARSYLHRRLEITVR; translated from the coding sequence ATGACGAGTCATTCGGTAGCAACATCCAGAAGTTGGGCTGTACGCGTCTTCACACTTGCCGCCGGTCTCGACAGGTTCGGGATGGGACTGCTCCGTCTCGGTTTAGTCATCGTTCTTCTTTGGATCGGAGGGTTGAAATTTGCCAGCTACGAAGCCGATAGCATTGTTCCATTGGTCGCAAACAGCCCGTTGGCCAGCTTCATGTACAGCCATCCCGCACCGGAGTACCGCCTCCATATGAACAAGGAAGGGGAGGTGAAACCGGCCAATCAAGAGTGGCAGCGGTCAAACAATACCTACCTCGTCTCTAACGGACTGGGCATCGTCATTGTGATGCTGGGTTTACTGATCGCGCTTTATCCTGTGCTCCCGCAAGCGTCTGCAGTAGGCAGCGGCCTTCTCGTTCTGATGTCGCTCACAACTCTTTCCTTTTTGATGACCACCCCCGAAGCTTGGGTGCCGGCGCTTGGCGAGATGCACCACGGTTTTCCGTATCTCTCCGGGGTAGGCAGGCTCATCGTCAAGGATTGCATCATGCTCGGTGCCGCCGTGTTGACCATGGCTGATGCCGCAAGATCCTACCTTCATCGACGCCTAGAGATCACCGTGCGATAG
- a CDS encoding dihydrolipoyl dehydrogenase family protein produces the protein MPDSTHHTVEVFDALVLGSGEAGKYLSWSLGAEGKRVALIERRYVGGSCPNIACLPSKNIVHSAKVAWYAQRLDEFGMNKSAPGIDMAVVRERKRAMVRGLVDVHEKRFAANHVVFVNGEGRFVGPRTLSVALPEGGTRLLKADIVIVSTGSRAVIPDIHGLRASQPMTHVEELELDTLPGHLLVLGVGYVGLEFAQAMARFGSRVTVINRGERLLSNEDEDVTAALAAVLAKEGIHLQLGSTLESVSGRSGDPVTARIRTATGEQVVEATHILVAAGRQPNTDEIGLEKAGIELSPNGYIKVNDSLQTTAEGVFAVGDCAGSPQFTHIAYDDYRVVQRVMKGESATVSGRQVPYTLFTDPELAHVGLHEHEAKEQGIEYRLLKLPMAAVLRTRTLGETAGFLKALIAADDLILGFTALGVGAGELLAPVQLAMSAGLPYTALRDLIVTHPTMSEGLMNLFSSTPVQ, from the coding sequence ATGCCGGATAGCACACACCACACAGTAGAAGTGTTTGATGCCCTGGTTCTTGGAAGCGGAGAAGCAGGGAAGTACCTTAGCTGGTCCTTAGGTGCTGAAGGGAAAAGAGTGGCGCTCATCGAGAGACGATACGTCGGTGGTTCCTGTCCCAACATCGCCTGCCTGCCAAGCAAAAACATCGTGCATTCGGCCAAGGTCGCCTGGTATGCGCAACGGCTGGATGAGTTTGGCATGAACAAATCCGCGCCAGGTATCGATATGGCTGTGGTCCGCGAGAGAAAGCGGGCTATGGTCAGGGGCCTTGTTGATGTCCACGAAAAGCGCTTTGCTGCGAACCACGTGGTGTTCGTAAATGGCGAAGGTCGGTTTGTAGGCCCTCGCACCCTATCTGTGGCGCTCCCAGAAGGTGGCACTCGCCTGCTCAAGGCGGACATTGTGATCGTGAGCACTGGCTCGCGGGCCGTTATCCCGGACATCCACGGCTTGCGTGCCTCGCAGCCGATGACCCATGTCGAAGAACTCGAACTCGACACATTGCCTGGGCATCTCTTGGTGCTGGGTGTCGGGTATGTGGGGCTCGAGTTCGCACAGGCTATGGCGCGCTTCGGTTCGCGGGTGACGGTTATCAATCGAGGCGAGCGGCTCCTATCCAACGAAGACGAGGATGTCACGGCTGCTCTCGCAGCGGTGCTCGCAAAAGAGGGAATCCATCTCCAGCTAGGCAGTACCTTGGAATCGGTGAGCGGGCGCTCCGGTGACCCTGTGACAGCACGTATACGGACCGCGACGGGGGAACAGGTGGTCGAAGCCACGCACATCCTCGTGGCTGCTGGCCGCCAGCCGAACACAGACGAGATTGGCTTGGAGAAGGCCGGCATCGAACTGAGTCCGAACGGCTACATCAAGGTTAACGACTCCTTGCAGACCACGGCAGAAGGTGTGTTTGCAGTAGGGGATTGCGCGGGTAGCCCCCAATTCACTCATATTGCGTATGACGATTACCGGGTCGTGCAAAGGGTGATGAAAGGCGAGAGCGCAACTGTCTCTGGTCGGCAGGTGCCGTACACACTCTTTACCGATCCTGAACTCGCGCACGTCGGCCTCCACGAACATGAGGCCAAAGAGCAGGGAATTGAGTATCGGCTTTTGAAATTGCCGATGGCGGCGGTGTTACGCACACGCACGCTCGGGGAAACTGCCGGCTTTCTCAAGGCGCTGATTGCTGCAGACGACCTCATCCTTGGCTTCACAGCGCTTGGGGTAGGGGCGGGGGAGCTGCTTGCACCGGTTCAGTTGGCGATGAGCGCGGGGCTGCCGTACACGGCTCTGCGGGACTTGATCGTGACTCACCCTACGATGTCCGAAGGTTTGATGAATTTGTTTTCATCTACGCCAGTTCAGTAG
- a CDS encoding DUF302 domain-containing protein, with translation MFVLTDNGILQRSATGSVEEVVERLLSILRGKGITVFAVVDHSGEATKIRLQMPNTKLVIFGNPQAGTPVMLAAPSSALDLPLKILIAEGADGSTWISYNSASYLQMRHELNDVLIENIAGIENIVKALAH, from the coding sequence ATGTTCGTTTTAACGGATAACGGGATTCTGCAGCGTTCTGCCACGGGGTCGGTCGAGGAAGTCGTAGAGCGACTTCTCTCCATCTTGCGCGGCAAAGGTATCACCGTCTTTGCAGTTGTTGACCACAGCGGCGAGGCCACGAAGATCCGTCTACAGATGCCGAACACGAAGCTCGTGATTTTTGGAAATCCGCAGGCCGGTACTCCAGTCATGCTCGCTGCACCCAGCAGCGCGCTCGATTTGCCACTGAAGATCCTGATCGCAGAAGGTGCAGACGGAAGCACCTGGATCAGCTACAACAGCGCCTCGTATCTGCAAATGCGTCACGAGCTGAACGATGTGCTGATCGAGAATATAGCAGGTATCGAGAACATCGTTAAAGCCCTCGCACACTAG
- a CDS encoding cupin domain-containing protein, which translates to MPSQPEYILAGVLMKQHLAGDQTAGALSMFENRSTGPSRTPIHVHEHDDEALHMLEGEMRAIIAGKEQSIRAGETVFLPRGIPHQLMNISGQPTHYLLLCTPSGFEGFLAEGGHLRAPGEQVQAPSPEDIERMKAAAPRFGITLLTGW; encoded by the coding sequence ATGCCATCTCAACCCGAATACATCCTCGCCGGCGTCCTCATGAAACAACACCTTGCAGGAGATCAGACTGCCGGGGCACTCTCCATGTTCGAGAACAGAAGCACAGGCCCTTCGCGTACGCCGATCCACGTTCATGAACACGATGACGAGGCGCTTCACATGTTAGAGGGTGAAATGCGGGCAATCATTGCAGGTAAGGAACAGTCGATCAGAGCCGGCGAAACAGTCTTTCTCCCAAGGGGTATTCCGCACCAACTGATGAATATCAGTGGTCAGCCAACGCATTACCTTCTGCTTTGCACGCCGAGCGGCTTTGAGGGCTTTCTGGCCGAGGGCGGCCACCTAAGGGCTCCCGGCGAACAAGTGCAAGCTCCCTCGCCTGAAGACATAGAGCGCATGAAGGCCGCAGCTCCACGGTTCGGAATCACCTTGCTCACAGGTTGGTAA
- a CDS encoding AraC family transcriptional regulator: MDRLSPYFSHFSLSARIFLAGTLCGTSSDHVTQTAGHLHVLRRGRLTIYEPGELPVSVEEPSVLLYPRPAEHTFRSAGADIVCAFVEFGAGMLNPLASALPKLLMVPLAAAPPLVPTAESLFAEAFDNKDGRQVAVDRLAEYFLVLLLRFAIDSQVMQGGILTALSDPHLSRVLAAFHHQPEKAWTLEELAHVGGMSRARFAAHFLSIMGQTPFEYLTQWRIGVAQSLLKKGEPLKMVAPAVGYSSTGALTRTFSQLVGKPPMAWLAAQRKY, translated from the coding sequence TTGGATCGACTGTCGCCCTATTTCTCCCACTTTTCCCTCTCTGCACGCATCTTCCTTGCCGGCACGCTCTGTGGAACGTCGAGCGATCACGTGACGCAAACAGCCGGGCATCTCCACGTTCTTCGCCGGGGCAGACTAACCATATATGAACCTGGGGAGCTCCCGGTCAGCGTTGAAGAACCGAGCGTTTTACTCTATCCCCGTCCGGCGGAGCATACATTCCGATCAGCCGGCGCAGATATCGTATGTGCGTTCGTGGAGTTCGGTGCGGGCATGCTTAACCCGCTGGCATCTGCCCTGCCTAAGCTCCTGATGGTTCCGCTGGCGGCTGCACCCCCGCTTGTCCCCACCGCAGAGTCGCTGTTTGCCGAAGCATTCGACAACAAAGATGGACGACAGGTGGCTGTCGACCGGCTGGCAGAATACTTTCTCGTCCTCCTCCTCAGGTTCGCCATCGATTCACAGGTGATGCAGGGCGGTATATTGACTGCTCTATCTGACCCACACCTATCGCGAGTGCTGGCGGCGTTTCACCATCAACCCGAGAAGGCCTGGACTCTTGAGGAACTGGCACACGTAGGAGGCATGTCTCGGGCGCGCTTTGCTGCCCACTTCCTGAGCATCATGGGCCAAACTCCATTTGAATACCTTACCCAGTGGCGTATCGGAGTCGCACAGTCCCTTCTCAAGAAAGGAGAGCCACTCAAGATGGTGGCTCCCGCAGTCGGCTACAGCAGCACAGGAGCGCTCACTCGTACGTTTTCTCAGCTTGTCGGCAAGCCGCCGATGGCATGGCTTGCGGCCCAACGTAAGTACTAG
- a CDS encoding alpha/beta fold hydrolase: protein MQNKLRDSVPLAFSKSGDQENALLLIHGWGCDHTTLLRQQTFFEHSHTVINVDLRGHGESGAPEAVYSIAQYADDVMWLCGELGITRVAVVGHSMGGAVALEMGYRNPALVEAVAMLDTAFQAPSSLNNILGPLVPGLMEAGFEATYRSIMRALSLPSDLPALDPVLESFPKATQHVLLSSLKGHMEDHNFAAAAAGCTVPVAYIGAAQPLADLVRLRELIPELMIGRTVGAGHFAPLLVHDQVDAMLLRFLTLVRLDKSASMEPDRSRTVANTPQLVNS from the coding sequence GTGCAAAACAAGCTTCGGGATAGCGTGCCGCTAGCATTCAGTAAAAGCGGAGATCAGGAGAACGCTTTGCTGCTAATTCACGGATGGGGCTGTGACCACACGACTCTTCTAAGGCAGCAAACCTTTTTCGAGCACTCCCATACTGTAATTAATGTAGACCTACGTGGGCACGGGGAAAGCGGTGCGCCGGAGGCGGTGTACTCCATTGCACAATATGCTGATGACGTGATGTGGCTTTGCGGCGAGCTGGGAATTACACGCGTAGCGGTCGTCGGCCACAGCATGGGCGGCGCTGTCGCTTTGGAGATGGGCTACAGAAATCCCGCGCTGGTTGAAGCGGTCGCAATGCTTGATACTGCGTTCCAGGCTCCATCCAGCTTGAATAACATTCTCGGCCCTCTGGTCCCCGGGTTGATGGAGGCTGGGTTCGAGGCAACTTATAGGTCGATCATGAGAGCGCTCAGCCTGCCATCGGACCTGCCAGCTCTGGACCCTGTCCTCGAAAGTTTCCCAAAGGCCACTCAACACGTTCTTCTATCTTCATTGAAAGGGCACATGGAAGACCACAATTTCGCTGCGGCTGCTGCAGGTTGTACTGTCCCCGTGGCCTACATCGGGGCCGCACAGCCACTTGCCGATCTCGTTAGGCTTAGGGAACTCATCCCCGAACTCATGATCGGAAGAACCGTCGGGGCTGGTCACTTCGCTCCCCTACTTGTCCATGATCAAGTCGACGCAATGCTGCTGCGTTTCTTAACGTTGGTGCGACTTGATAAGAGCGCATCGATGGAGCCGGACCGCTCCCGGACAGTGGCAAACACTCCGCAGCTTGTTAATTCGTAA
- a CDS encoding zinc-dependent alcohol dehydrogenase family protein has translation MRAYVVESANGPFKRVEIDRPSPSADQVLVKIIASGVNPLDTKIRAGQAEHAKQPIPAVLGLDMAGVVESVGSDVTAFRPGDEVFGMVGGVGGLQGTLAEFVAADGALLAHKPKLLNMQEAAVMPLVTITAWEGLVDKAKIQPGQTVLVHAGAGGVGYAAVQIALALGAKVYATVSQDKRALVEALGATAIDRYTSVNDYLTECTGGAGFDVIYDTLGGAVLDASFAAVKRYTGHVVSCLGWGTHSLAPLSFRSASYSGVFTLYPLLTGLQRAHQGAILSEVATLVERKQLRPLLADVQFGGNDIAAAHELVARGSNGKVAVQL, from the coding sequence ATGAGAGCTTATGTCGTCGAAAGTGCGAATGGTCCTTTCAAGAGGGTGGAAATCGATCGGCCTAGCCCCTCAGCCGATCAGGTGTTGGTCAAGATTATCGCCAGTGGGGTGAATCCTCTGGACACCAAGATTCGAGCAGGCCAGGCGGAGCATGCAAAGCAGCCTATTCCCGCGGTACTCGGCTTAGACATGGCCGGTGTCGTGGAGTCGGTTGGCTCCGATGTCACGGCGTTCCGTCCAGGTGACGAGGTATTCGGGATGGTCGGGGGCGTTGGCGGCCTGCAAGGCACGTTGGCCGAATTTGTGGCAGCTGATGGTGCCCTGCTGGCGCACAAACCTAAGCTTCTGAACATGCAGGAAGCGGCGGTGATGCCACTGGTGACAATCACTGCCTGGGAAGGCCTCGTAGATAAAGCGAAGATTCAACCGGGACAGACCGTGCTGGTACACGCTGGTGCCGGGGGCGTGGGCTATGCGGCGGTCCAGATTGCTCTTGCCCTTGGAGCGAAGGTCTACGCGACAGTCTCACAGGACAAGCGGGCGCTCGTGGAGGCTCTGGGCGCGACCGCAATCGACCGGTATACCTCCGTGAACGACTACCTGACTGAATGCACTGGAGGGGCCGGTTTCGATGTCATCTATGACACGCTGGGCGGAGCAGTCCTGGACGCATCCTTCGCCGCCGTCAAGCGCTACACGGGGCATGTGGTGAGTTGTCTTGGCTGGGGCACACACTCCCTGGCACCACTCTCGTTCCGTAGCGCCAGCTATTCCGGCGTGTTTACACTTTACCCTCTGTTGACAGGACTACAGCGTGCCCATCAAGGAGCAATCCTGTCCGAGGTTGCGACGCTTGTGGAGAGGAAGCAATTGCGACCTCTTCTCGCGGACGTGCAATTCGGCGGGAACGATATCGCGGCAGCTCATGAACTGGTCGCACGGGGGAGCAATGGGAAGGTTGCTGTGCAGTTGTAA
- a CDS encoding SDR family oxidoreductase, giving the protein MKTQPNVLVTGASSGIGWAVTEALTARGIRVFGSVRTRHDAERLLNAFKEQVVPLIFDTTDVDAVAAATKQVRDRLDNEPLFGIVNNAGTGTAAPLLYVPIAEFRQQFEVNVIGTLNVIQHFVPLLRSTGRTPGRVINIGSTAGRIGIPFFGAYAASKHALNGLSESLRRELLPYGIDVITVVPGPVKTPIWDKAESLDFRAYRGTPYAGLIDTFRDVMVRDGRNGMEPRVIGDAVFTALTTSRPRSTYVCVTGLLKNWILPTQLPSRWVDRLIGDQLGLTAKTDEK; this is encoded by the coding sequence ATGAAAACACAACCGAACGTCCTTGTGACAGGTGCCTCTTCCGGGATTGGTTGGGCAGTCACCGAGGCCCTGACCGCAAGAGGCATCCGGGTCTTCGGCAGCGTGAGGACTCGCCACGACGCTGAACGGCTGCTCAATGCATTCAAAGAGCAAGTCGTTCCCTTAATCTTCGACACGACTGACGTGGATGCCGTTGCGGCTGCAACCAAACAGGTGCGGGATAGGCTAGATAATGAGCCCCTGTTCGGAATCGTGAACAATGCCGGCACTGGTACGGCCGCTCCTCTGTTGTACGTGCCAATTGCTGAATTTCGCCAGCAGTTCGAAGTGAACGTGATTGGCACTCTCAACGTCATTCAACACTTTGTTCCGCTGCTCCGCTCCACAGGAAGAACACCGGGAAGAGTAATCAACATTGGCTCGACGGCAGGCCGCATCGGCATTCCGTTCTTCGGAGCCTACGCGGCATCAAAACATGCACTCAACGGTTTGTCTGAGTCGCTTCGCCGTGAACTCCTGCCTTATGGTATTGACGTGATCACCGTTGTGCCTGGGCCTGTGAAGACGCCTATCTGGGACAAGGCGGAAAGCCTCGATTTCCGGGCGTACAGAGGCACGCCCTACGCAGGTCTTATTGATACATTCCGCGACGTCATGGTTCGGGACGGCAGGAACGGTATGGAACCGCGAGTGATCGGCGATGCCGTGTTTACGGCCTTGACCACGAGCCGACCTCGCTCGACTTACGTTTGCGTGACGGGGCTTCTCAAGAACTGGATACTTCCAACTCAATTGCCGTCACGGTGGGTGGACAGGCTTATAGGCGACCAGTTAGGGCTGACTGCGAAAACAGATGAAAAGTGA